The following coding sequences are from one Delphinus delphis chromosome 19, mDelDel1.2, whole genome shotgun sequence window:
- the RBFOX3 gene encoding RNA binding protein fox-1 homolog 3 isoform X3, translating to MAQPYPPAQYPPPPQNGIPAEYAPPPPHPTPDYSGQTPVPPEHGMTLYTPAQTHPEQPGGETSTQPMAGAQTVPQTDDAAQTDSQPLHPSDPTEKQQPKRLHVSNIPFRFRDPDLRQMFGQFGKILDVEIIFNERGSKGFGFVTFETSSDADRAREKLNGTIVEGRKIEVNNATARVMTNKKTANPYTNGWKLNPVVGAVYGPEFYAVTGFPYPTTGTAVAYRGAHLRGRGRAVYNTFRAAPPPPPIPTYGAALEQTLVKMPVPWAGLAPCPLPPQQTPEPAYPTSPAFPPLSCPFASRVVYQDGFYGAEIYGGYAAYRYAQPAAAAAAYSDSYGRVYAAADPYHHTIGPAATYSIGTM from the exons ATGGCCCAGCCCTACCCCCCGGCCCAGTACCCCCCTCCGCCACAGAACGGCATCCCCGCCGAGTACGCCCCGCCGCCACCACACCCCACGCCGGACTACTCAGGCCAGACCCCGGTCCCCCCAGAGCACGGCATGACCCTGTATACACCAGCACAGACCCACCCGGAGCAGCCCGGCGGTGAGACCAGCACACAGCCCATGGCAGGGGCCCAGACAGTCCCG CAGACAGACGACGCGGCACAGACGGACAGCCAGCCGCTCCATCCCTCCGACCCCACAGAGAAGCAGCAGCCCAAGCGGCTACACGTCTCCAACATCCCCTTCCGGTTCAGGGACCCCGACCTGCGGCAAATGTTCGGG CAATTCGGAAAAATTTTAGACGTGGAGATCATTTTTAACGAGCGGGGCTCCAAG GGTTTTGGGTTTGTAACTTTTGAAACTAGCTCAGATGCTGACCGAGCCCGGGAGAAGCTGAATGGGACGATCGTAGAGGGACGGAAAATTGAG GTCAATAACGCCACGGCCCGAGTCATGACCAACAAGAAGACTGCCAACCCCTATACCAACG GCTGGAAGCTAAACCCGGTGGTAGGGGCAGTCTATGGACCTGAATTCTATGCGG TGACGGGGTTCCCCTACCCCACAACCGGCACAGCTGTTGCCTACAGGGGCGCGCACCtacggggccggggccgggctgTGTACAATACGTTTCGGGCtgcgccgcccccgccccccatcccgaCTTACGGAGC GGCACTGGAGCAAACGCTTGTTAAAATGCCAGTCCCATGGGCAGGGCTggcaccctgccccctccctcctcagcagACACCGGAGCCGGCCTACCCCACCTCTCCAGCGTTCCCACCACTTTCTTGTCCGTTTGCTTCCAGGGTCGTGTATCAGGATGGCTTTTATGGTGCTGAGATTTAT GGAGGCTATGCCGCCTACAGATACGCTCAGCCCGCAGCAGCCGCGGCCGCCTACAGCGACAG TTATGGCAGAGTCTATGCAGCTGCTGACCCCTACCATCACACCATCGGCCCCGCGGCGACCTACAGCATTGGAACCATG TGA
- the RBFOX3 gene encoding RNA binding protein fox-1 homolog 3 isoform X2 codes for MAQPYPPAQYPPPPQNGIPAEYAPPPPHPTPDYSGQTPVPPEHGMTLYTPAQTHPEQPGGETSTQPMAGAQTVPTDDAAQTDSQPLHPSDPTEKQQPKRLHVSNIPFRFRDPDLRQMFGQFGKILDVEIIFNERGSKGFGFVTFETSSDADRAREKLNGTIVEGRKIEVNNATARVMTNKKTANPYTNGWKLNPVVGAVYGPEFYAVTGFPYPTTGTAVAYRGAHLRGRGRAVYNTFRAAPPPPPIPTYGAALEQTLVKMPVPWAGLAPCPLPPQQTPEPAYPTSPAFPPLSCPFASRVVYQDGFYGAEIYGGYAAYRYAQPAAAAAAYSDSYGRVYAAADPYHHTIGPAATYSIGTMASLCRGGYSRFTPY; via the exons ATGGCCCAGCCCTACCCCCCGGCCCAGTACCCCCCTCCGCCACAGAACGGCATCCCCGCCGAGTACGCCCCGCCGCCACCACACCCCACGCCGGACTACTCAGGCCAGACCCCGGTCCCCCCAGAGCACGGCATGACCCTGTATACACCAGCACAGACCCACCCGGAGCAGCCCGGCGGTGAGACCAGCACACAGCCCATGGCAGGGGCCCAGACAGTCCCG ACAGACGACGCGGCACAGACGGACAGCCAGCCGCTCCATCCCTCCGACCCCACAGAGAAGCAGCAGCCCAAGCGGCTACACGTCTCCAACATCCCCTTCCGGTTCAGGGACCCCGACCTGCGGCAAATGTTCGGG CAATTCGGAAAAATTTTAGACGTGGAGATCATTTTTAACGAGCGGGGCTCCAAG GGTTTTGGGTTTGTAACTTTTGAAACTAGCTCAGATGCTGACCGAGCCCGGGAGAAGCTGAATGGGACGATCGTAGAGGGACGGAAAATTGAG GTCAATAACGCCACGGCCCGAGTCATGACCAACAAGAAGACTGCCAACCCCTATACCAACG GCTGGAAGCTAAACCCGGTGGTAGGGGCAGTCTATGGACCTGAATTCTATGCGG TGACGGGGTTCCCCTACCCCACAACCGGCACAGCTGTTGCCTACAGGGGCGCGCACCtacggggccggggccgggctgTGTACAATACGTTTCGGGCtgcgccgcccccgccccccatcccgaCTTACGGAGC GGCACTGGAGCAAACGCTTGTTAAAATGCCAGTCCCATGGGCAGGGCTggcaccctgccccctccctcctcagcagACACCGGAGCCGGCCTACCCCACCTCTCCAGCGTTCCCACCACTTTCTTGTCCGTTTGCTTCCAGGGTCGTGTATCAGGATGGCTTTTATGGTGCTGAGATTTAT GGAGGCTATGCCGCCTACAGATACGCTCAGCCCGCAGCAGCCGCGGCCGCCTACAGCGACAG TTATGGCAGAGTCTATGCAGCTGCTGACCCCTACCATCACACCATCGGCCCCGCGGCGACCTACAGCATTGGAACCATG GCTAGCCTCTGCCGAGGAGGGTACAGCCGCTTCACCCCCTACTAG
- the RBFOX3 gene encoding RNA binding protein fox-1 homolog 3 isoform X4 produces the protein MAQPYPPAQYPPPPQNGIPAEYAPPPPHPTPDYSGQTPVPPEHGMTLYTPAQTHPEQPGGETSTQPMAGAQTVPQTDDAAQTDSQPLHPSDPTEKQQPKRLHVSNIPFRFRDPDLRQMFGQFGKILDVEIIFNERGSKGFGFVTFETSSDADRAREKLNGTIVEGRKIEVNNATARVMTNKKTANPYTNGWKLNPVVGAVYGPEFYAVTGFPYPTTGTAVAYRGAHLRGRGRAVYNTFRAAPPPPPIPTYGAVVYQDGFYGAEIYGGYAAYRYAQPAAAAAAYSDSYGRVYAAADPYHHTIGPAATYSIGTMASLCRGGYSRFTPY, from the exons ATGGCCCAGCCCTACCCCCCGGCCCAGTACCCCCCTCCGCCACAGAACGGCATCCCCGCCGAGTACGCCCCGCCGCCACCACACCCCACGCCGGACTACTCAGGCCAGACCCCGGTCCCCCCAGAGCACGGCATGACCCTGTATACACCAGCACAGACCCACCCGGAGCAGCCCGGCGGTGAGACCAGCACACAGCCCATGGCAGGGGCCCAGACAGTCCCG CAGACAGACGACGCGGCACAGACGGACAGCCAGCCGCTCCATCCCTCCGACCCCACAGAGAAGCAGCAGCCCAAGCGGCTACACGTCTCCAACATCCCCTTCCGGTTCAGGGACCCCGACCTGCGGCAAATGTTCGGG CAATTCGGAAAAATTTTAGACGTGGAGATCATTTTTAACGAGCGGGGCTCCAAG GGTTTTGGGTTTGTAACTTTTGAAACTAGCTCAGATGCTGACCGAGCCCGGGAGAAGCTGAATGGGACGATCGTAGAGGGACGGAAAATTGAG GTCAATAACGCCACGGCCCGAGTCATGACCAACAAGAAGACTGCCAACCCCTATACCAACG GCTGGAAGCTAAACCCGGTGGTAGGGGCAGTCTATGGACCTGAATTCTATGCGG TGACGGGGTTCCCCTACCCCACAACCGGCACAGCTGTTGCCTACAGGGGCGCGCACCtacggggccggggccgggctgTGTACAATACGTTTCGGGCtgcgccgcccccgccccccatcccgaCTTACGGAGC GGTCGTGTATCAGGATGGCTTTTATGGTGCTGAGATTTAT GGAGGCTATGCCGCCTACAGATACGCTCAGCCCGCAGCAGCCGCGGCCGCCTACAGCGACAG TTATGGCAGAGTCTATGCAGCTGCTGACCCCTACCATCACACCATCGGCCCCGCGGCGACCTACAGCATTGGAACCATG GCTAGCCTCTGCCGAGGAGGGTACAGCCGCTTCACCCCCTACTAG
- the RBFOX3 gene encoding RNA binding protein fox-1 homolog 3 isoform X1: MAQPYPPAQYPPPPQNGIPAEYAPPPPHPTPDYSGQTPVPPEHGMTLYTPAQTHPEQPGGETSTQPMAGAQTVPQTDDAAQTDSQPLHPSDPTEKQQPKRLHVSNIPFRFRDPDLRQMFGQFGKILDVEIIFNERGSKGFGFVTFETSSDADRAREKLNGTIVEGRKIEVNNATARVMTNKKTANPYTNGWKLNPVVGAVYGPEFYAVTGFPYPTTGTAVAYRGAHLRGRGRAVYNTFRAAPPPPPIPTYGAALEQTLVKMPVPWAGLAPCPLPPQQTPEPAYPTSPAFPPLSCPFASRVVYQDGFYGAEIYGGYAAYRYAQPAAAAAAYSDSYGRVYAAADPYHHTIGPAATYSIGTMASLCRGGYSRFTPY; this comes from the exons ATGGCCCAGCCCTACCCCCCGGCCCAGTACCCCCCTCCGCCACAGAACGGCATCCCCGCCGAGTACGCCCCGCCGCCACCACACCCCACGCCGGACTACTCAGGCCAGACCCCGGTCCCCCCAGAGCACGGCATGACCCTGTATACACCAGCACAGACCCACCCGGAGCAGCCCGGCGGTGAGACCAGCACACAGCCCATGGCAGGGGCCCAGACAGTCCCG CAGACAGACGACGCGGCACAGACGGACAGCCAGCCGCTCCATCCCTCCGACCCCACAGAGAAGCAGCAGCCCAAGCGGCTACACGTCTCCAACATCCCCTTCCGGTTCAGGGACCCCGACCTGCGGCAAATGTTCGGG CAATTCGGAAAAATTTTAGACGTGGAGATCATTTTTAACGAGCGGGGCTCCAAG GGTTTTGGGTTTGTAACTTTTGAAACTAGCTCAGATGCTGACCGAGCCCGGGAGAAGCTGAATGGGACGATCGTAGAGGGACGGAAAATTGAG GTCAATAACGCCACGGCCCGAGTCATGACCAACAAGAAGACTGCCAACCCCTATACCAACG GCTGGAAGCTAAACCCGGTGGTAGGGGCAGTCTATGGACCTGAATTCTATGCGG TGACGGGGTTCCCCTACCCCACAACCGGCACAGCTGTTGCCTACAGGGGCGCGCACCtacggggccggggccgggctgTGTACAATACGTTTCGGGCtgcgccgcccccgccccccatcccgaCTTACGGAGC GGCACTGGAGCAAACGCTTGTTAAAATGCCAGTCCCATGGGCAGGGCTggcaccctgccccctccctcctcagcagACACCGGAGCCGGCCTACCCCACCTCTCCAGCGTTCCCACCACTTTCTTGTCCGTTTGCTTCCAGGGTCGTGTATCAGGATGGCTTTTATGGTGCTGAGATTTAT GGAGGCTATGCCGCCTACAGATACGCTCAGCCCGCAGCAGCCGCGGCCGCCTACAGCGACAG TTATGGCAGAGTCTATGCAGCTGCTGACCCCTACCATCACACCATCGGCCCCGCGGCGACCTACAGCATTGGAACCATG GCTAGCCTCTGCCGAGGAGGGTACAGCCGCTTCACCCCCTACTAG
- the RBFOX3 gene encoding RNA binding protein fox-1 homolog 3 isoform X5 yields MAQPYPPAQYPPPPQNGIPAEYAPPPPHPTPDYSGQTPVPPEHGMTLYTPAQTHPEQPGGETSTQPMAGAQTVPTDDAAQTDSQPLHPSDPTEKQQPKRLHVSNIPFRFRDPDLRQMFGQFGKILDVEIIFNERGSKGFGFVTFETSSDADRAREKLNGTIVEGRKIEVNNATARVMTNKKTANPYTNGWKLNPVVGAVYGPEFYAVTGFPYPTTGTAVAYRGAHLRGRGRAVYNTFRAAPPPPPIPTYGAVVYQDGFYGAEIYGGYAAYRYAQPAAAAAAYSDSYGRVYAAADPYHHTIGPAATYSIGTMASLCRGGYSRFTPY; encoded by the exons ATGGCCCAGCCCTACCCCCCGGCCCAGTACCCCCCTCCGCCACAGAACGGCATCCCCGCCGAGTACGCCCCGCCGCCACCACACCCCACGCCGGACTACTCAGGCCAGACCCCGGTCCCCCCAGAGCACGGCATGACCCTGTATACACCAGCACAGACCCACCCGGAGCAGCCCGGCGGTGAGACCAGCACACAGCCCATGGCAGGGGCCCAGACAGTCCCG ACAGACGACGCGGCACAGACGGACAGCCAGCCGCTCCATCCCTCCGACCCCACAGAGAAGCAGCAGCCCAAGCGGCTACACGTCTCCAACATCCCCTTCCGGTTCAGGGACCCCGACCTGCGGCAAATGTTCGGG CAATTCGGAAAAATTTTAGACGTGGAGATCATTTTTAACGAGCGGGGCTCCAAG GGTTTTGGGTTTGTAACTTTTGAAACTAGCTCAGATGCTGACCGAGCCCGGGAGAAGCTGAATGGGACGATCGTAGAGGGACGGAAAATTGAG GTCAATAACGCCACGGCCCGAGTCATGACCAACAAGAAGACTGCCAACCCCTATACCAACG GCTGGAAGCTAAACCCGGTGGTAGGGGCAGTCTATGGACCTGAATTCTATGCGG TGACGGGGTTCCCCTACCCCACAACCGGCACAGCTGTTGCCTACAGGGGCGCGCACCtacggggccggggccgggctgTGTACAATACGTTTCGGGCtgcgccgcccccgccccccatcccgaCTTACGGAGC GGTCGTGTATCAGGATGGCTTTTATGGTGCTGAGATTTAT GGAGGCTATGCCGCCTACAGATACGCTCAGCCCGCAGCAGCCGCGGCCGCCTACAGCGACAG TTATGGCAGAGTCTATGCAGCTGCTGACCCCTACCATCACACCATCGGCCCCGCGGCGACCTACAGCATTGGAACCATG GCTAGCCTCTGCCGAGGAGGGTACAGCCGCTTCACCCCCTACTAG